Proteins from a genomic interval of Solea solea chromosome 10, fSolSol10.1, whole genome shotgun sequence:
- the LOC131466764 gene encoding hemicentin-2-like, translated as MTHCVLKRFYIHHLLRFLTKQEEIMFSCRVFVALSFMVTFLRTVSSCDNNCTNRPFFIPSRLVVKRGDSTTAACHLCSSCQDNNFMLEFPEGKQSRNGTVISWMSPKMTEWGRSVLCYYTNKNTNKTCCSELPVTVYKPPDSVTIGFANHSGQMYEARQYTLQCEVHNVGPARYVRVAFYRGSTLLERLPAKNSVKEASENVIYTLNVNASKEDDGVQYSCEAMLELGPEGPQKPPVMTSQTFTATVHYKPQLQEPSPPDQITVTQGDTLQMNCMAEGNPHPSYSWRFLPGSLPLSNSSVLIIKSAAFGNQGNYTCSVSNGVGTLTVNFNVVVKANIIPYIAIPIAVVLAVIIIIIIGGVFHWYRQSRSGQYNLRAVFHLNKPHVAVPITE; from the exons ATGACCCACTGTGTCCTCAAGCGTTTCTATATTCACCATCTCCTCCGATTTCTGACCAAACAAGAGGAAATAATGTTTTCCTGTCGTGTATTTGTGGCTCTTTCTTTTATGGTGACCTTCCTGCGCACTGTCTCCAGCTGTG ATAATAACTGTACAAATAGACCTTTCTTCATCCCGTCCCGCCTGGTGGTGAAGCGAGGTGACTCGACCACCGCGGCGTGCCATCTGTGCTCGTCTTGCCAGGACAATAATTTCATGTTGGAATTccctgagggaaaacaaagccgCAACGGGACCGTGATTTCATGGATGTCTCCGAAAATGACTGAATGGGGCAGATCTGTTTTGTGTTACTATACTAATAAGAATACTAACAAGACGTGCTGCAGCGAGCTGCCTGTGACTGTTTACA AGCCTCCAGACAGTGTGACAATCGGCTTTGCAAATCACTCTGGGCAGATGTACGAGGCTCGTCAGTACACTCTACAGTGTGAAGTGCACAACGTTGGTCCTGCTCGATACGTCAGAGTGGCCTTCTACAGAGGGAGCACGCTGCTTGAGCGACTACCGGCAAAGAACTCTGTTAAAGAAGCCTCCGAGAATGTGATCTACACTCTGAACGTCAACGCCAGTAAAGAAGATGACGGAGTCCAGTACAGTTGTGAAGCCATGCTGGAGCTGGGACCTGAGGGACCACAGAAGCCTCcagtgatgacgtcacaaaccTTCACCGCCACTGTCCACT ATAAGCCTCAGCTACAGGAACCCTCACCTCCAGATCAGATCACCGTCACACAAGGAGACACTCTCCAGATGAACTGCATGGCTGAGGGAAACCCCCACCCCTCGTACAGCTGGAGGTTCCTGCCTGGGAGTCTCCCGCTCTCCAACAGCAGCGTTCTCATCATCAAGTCAGCGGCTTTTGGGAACCAAGGAAACTACACCTGTTCTGTCAGCAATGGTGTGGGGACACTCACTGTGAATTTCAACGTAGTTGTCAAAG CAAACATTATCCCTTACATTGCAATACCCATTGCCGTAGTTCTggctgtaataataataataataattggaggAGTCTTCCATTGGTACAGACAGAGCCGAAGCGGACAGTACAACCTGAGGGCTGTTTTTCATCTAAATAAACCACACGTCGCCGTGCCCATTACAGAGTAA
- the LOC131466506 gene encoding LOW QUALITY PROTEIN: hsp90 co-chaperone Cdc37-like (The sequence of the model RefSeq protein was modified relative to this genomic sequence to represent the inferred CDS: substituted 1 base at 1 genomic stop codon) translates to MSSGAGIDYSVWDHIDVSDDEDVTCPFVDTPSLFRMRHRARLEKMANLQKRGEDLENNFAECKKSLEEAQGHLRQLEEGSKEGGEDADEEREDELEEVQAKLTELKKDERMFKNMIKEYQRDKKKLPWNVDTINKEGFSKSILNIKPEEKVDKNKTIVDLXAEEIKHFGMLRRWDDSQMYLSDHPHLVCKETANCLIVTCIDFEIDEKQALMEQVAHQAIVMQFILDLAQTLKVDPRGCFRQFFSKIKTADKPYLDAFDHELELLKERIRSCARIRMESAMKELEEEERQKRLGPGGLDPVEVYKSLPKEIQRSFDKKNIQMLQESMNKLDPEEGKYHLKRCIDSGLWVPDSGDGDDEDEDEEGEGED, encoded by the exons ATGAGCAGCGGCGCGGGCATCGACTACAGCGTGTGGGACCACATCGACGTGTCAGACGACGAGGACGTGACATGTCCGTTCGTGGACACACCGAGTCTATTCAGAATGAGACACCGG GCCAGGCTGGAGAAAATGGCCAATCTCCAGAAGAGAGGGGAAGACCTGGAGAACAATTTTGCTGAGTGCAAGAAGTCTTTAGAGGAAGCCCAGGGACATCTTAGACAGCTAGAAGAAGGAAgcaaggagggaggagaggatgctgatgaggagagagaggatgagCTGGAGGAAGTCCAGGCCAAGTTGACAGAACTGAAGAAGGATGAAAGGATGTTTAAGAACATGATTAAGGAATACCAGCGAGATAAAAAGAAACTTCCCTGGAATGTCGATACAATCAACAAAGAAGGATTCAGCAAG AGTATACTCAACATCAAACCTGAGGAAAAGGTGGACAAGAACAAGACTATTGTGGACTTGTAGGCAGAGGAAATCAAACACTTTG GTATGCTGCGACGCTGGGACGACAGCCAGATGTATCTGTCGGACCACCCACATCTGGTGTGTAAAGAGACGGCCAACTGTCTCATTGTCACCTGTATTGACTTTGAGATAGATGAG AAACAAGCATTGATGGAGCAGGTGGCCCACCAGGCCATCGTCATGCAGTTCATCCTGGATTTGGCTCAGACACTGAAGGTGGACCCCAGAGGCTGCTTCAGGCAGTTCTTCTCAAAGATTAAG ACTGCGGACAAGCCATACCTTGACGCGTTTGACCACGAACTGGAGTTGCTGAAGGAGCGAATCCGCAGCTGTGCACGGATTCGCATGGAGAGTGCCatgaaggagctggaggaggaggagaggcagaaGAGACTGGGCCCAGGAGGTTTAGACCCCGTAGAGGTCTACAAATCACTGCCCAAG gaaaTACAGAGGAGCTTTGATAAGAAGAACATTCAGATGCTGCAGGAATCCATGAACAAACTCGACCCAGag GAAGGGAAATACCACCTGAAGAGGTGCATTGACTCTGGATTGTGGGTACCAGATTCAGGAGAcggtgatgatgaggatgaggatgaagagggcGAGGGCGAGGACTAA
- the LOC131467416 gene encoding cAMP-specific 3',5'-cyclic phosphodiesterase 4C-like: MKKSRSVLSVTGEEGNDTDITGAGEKAESSRCSRSYTSGATLGAELRRGRSRRLSPSLQVPCWLRPRDRTRSPEILGNVSRPTTLPLRIPPRISITQADADSYEAENGVSPGHSPLGSQSPGLTLHTSLPQGQRRESFLYRSDSDYDMSPKTVSRNSSLASEGHTAEDFIVTPFAQVLASLRSVRSNFTILANVSTPTVKRSPLGSPRATLSDQQYQQLALDTLEELDWCLDQLETIQTHRSVSEMASTKFKRMLNRELSHLSEMSRSGNQVSEYISSTFMDKQNEVEIPSPTLKDKSMSHISGVRKLSHSSSLSSASMPRFGVNTDHEDELAKELEDLDKWSFNIFRVAEFSNNRPLSCILYAIFQERELLKTFRIPVDTFVTYVMTLEDHYHGNVAYHNSLHAADVTQSTHVLLSTPALDAVFTDLEILAALFAAAIHDVDHPGVSNQFLINTNSELALMYNDESVLENHHLAVGFKLLHQENCDIFQNLTKRQRQSLRKLVIDMVLGTDMSKHMTLLADLKTMVETKKVTSSGVLLLDQYTERIQVLRNMVHCADLSNPTKQLPLYRQWTERIMEEFFRQGDKERERGMEISAMCDKHTASVEKSQVGFIDYIVHPLWETWADLVHPDAQELLDTLEENREWYLNTMPQSPSPPPDRHLQHDRFQFEITLEDLEHNNHNHMEGGDEQNAMCDGGDADGVQEEDEEEEEEQPDVGEENHIEKEEDEENHNGNENGVQDGEEEEEEEEGEETRERETEEEEEEVQEDTACEEHDEQEEAGEGEQRDDVEEEDQENKDPVEDGETKEEEDDQEVQEEVEEEEEEEGGDNEEAKEAGEESEENVEREEVEGEMDEEEEGEGEEETEMNEDIEGEGEDSGGQEEGENEEKAEEEESEMVEGEEGEEGETEENVEDVREEEAEEEEEEEEN; this comes from the exons ATGAAGAAGAGCCGCAGCGTGCTGTCGGTGACTGGAGAAGAG GGAAATGACACAGATATAACAGGTGCTGGGGAGAAGGCGGAGTCGTCTCGCTGCAGCCGATCCTATACATCTGGGGCTACTCTTGGGGCCGAGCTGCGCAGAGGGCGGAGCAGGCGACTCTCACCGAGTCTCCAG GTGCCCTGCTGGCTCCGCCCAAGAGACCGCACTCGTTCACCAGAGATCCTGGGCAATGTGTCACGTCCTACAACTCTTCCTCTCCGGATCCCACCACGCATCTCCATCACACAAGCAGATGCAGACAG ttACGAAGCAGAGAATGGCGTGTCACCAGGTCACAGCCCTCTGGGCTCTCAGAGTCCAGGCCTCACCCTGCACACTTCCTTACCCCAGGGCCAGAGAAGAGAGTCCTTCCTCTACCGCTCAGACTCTGACTACGACATGTCGCCCAAGACGGTGTCACGTAACTCCTCCCTTGCCAGCGAAGG ACACACAGCAGAGGACTTTATTGTCACGCCTTTTGCTCAG GTACTGGCCAGTCTGCGATCAGTACGGAGCAACTTCACCATCCTTGCCAACGTCTCCACGCCAACAGTCAA GAGGTCTCCTCTGGGCAGTCCCAGGGCGACACTATCGGACCAGCAGTATCAGCAGCTCGCTTTGGACACTCTGGAGGAGCTGGACTGGTGTCTGGACCAGCTGGAGACCATTCAGACACACCGCTCTGTCAGTGAAATGGCCTCCACCaag TTTAAGAGAATGCTGAACAGAGAGCTGTCCCACCTTTCAGAAATGAGTCGCTCCGGGAACCAGGTATCTGAATACATCTCCAGCACCTTCATGG ACAAGCAAAACGAGGTGGAAATCCCATCTCCTACCCTGAAAGACAAATCTATGAGTCACATCAGCGGAGTGAGGAAACTGTCTCACAGCTCCAGCCTCTCCAGCGCTTCCATGCCTCGCTTCGGAGTCAACACAGACCACGAGGACGAGCTCGCCAAG GAGTTGGAGGATCTGGACAAGTGGAGCTTTAACATATTCAGAGTAGCAGAGTTCTCCAACAACAGGCCCCTCAGCTGCATCCTGTACGCCATCTTCCAG GAACGAGAGCTGTTGAAGACATTTCGAATCCCAGTCGACACGTTTGTCACTTACGTGATGACCCTGGAGGACCATTACCATGGAAACGTAGCGTACCACAACAGCCTCCATGCTGCAGATGTCACCCAGTCCACGCATGTCCTGCTCTCCACACCTGCTCTTGAT GCCGTCTTCACTGACCTAGAGATCCTCGCAGCTCTGTTCGCTGCAGCTATTCATGACGTAGACCATCCGGGAGTCTCCAATCAGTTCCTCATCAACACCA ACTCGGAGCTGGCCCTCATGTATAACGATGAGTCAGTTCTGGAGAACCATCATCTCGCCGTGGGCTTCAAGCTCCTGCACCAGGAGAACTGTGACATTTTCCAAAACCTCACCAAGAGGCAGCGGCAGAGCCTCCGCAAACTTGTCATCGATATG GTGTTGGGCACAGACATGTCCAAACACATGACGCTGCTGGCCGATCTGAAGACCATGGTGGAAACCAAGAAGGTGACGAGCTCTGGTGTCCTGCTGCTCGACCAGTACACAGAACGAATACAG gtattGAGGAACATGGTGCACTGCGCAGACCTGAGCAACCCCACCAAGCAGCTGCCGTTGTACAGACAGTGGACGGAGAGGATCATGGAGGAGTTTTTCCGCCAGGGCGACAAAGAGCgcgagagagggatggagattAGCGCCATGTGTGACAAACACACCGCATCTGTGGAGAAGAGCCAG GTGGGTTTTATCGACTACATTGTCCACCCTTTGTGGGAGACATGGGCTGACCTGGTACACCCGGACgcccaggagctgctggacaCGCTGGAGGAGAACAGGGAGTGGTACCTGAACACCATGCCCCAGTCTCCCTCGCCTCCGCCGGACAGACACCTGCAGCATGACCGCTTCCAGTTCGAGATCACCCTGGAGGATCTGGAGCACAACAATCACAACCACATGGAAGGCGGCGACGAACAGAATGCCATGTGTGATGGCGGCGACGCAGACGGtgtgcaggaggaggacgaggaagaggaggaggagcagccaGACGTCGGGGAAGAGAACCACATAGAgaaggaagaggatgaggagaatCACAACGGCAACGAGAACGGAGTCcaggatggagaggaggaggaggaggaggaggagggagaagagactagagaaagagagacggaggaggaggaggaggaggtgcaggaggaCACAGCATGTGAGGAACATGATGAGCAAGAagaagcaggagaaggagagcaAAGAGATGAtgtggaagaagaagaccaAGAAAACAAGGATCCAGTGGAGGATGGAGAAactaaagaggaggaggatgatcaGGAAGTGcaagaggaagtggaggaggaggaggaggaagaaggtggAGATAATGAGGAAGCAAAGGAAGCTGGAGAAGAAAGTGAGGAAAATGTAGAAAGGGAAGAGGTAGAAGGGGAAatggatgaagaagaagaaggtgaggGGGAAGAGGAAACTGAAATGAATGAGGATATAGAGGGTGAGGGGGAGGACAGTGGTGGACAAGAGGAGGGTGAGAATGAGGagaaagcagaggaagaggagtcaGAAAtggtggagggagaggagggagaagagggagagacagaggagaacgTAGAGGACGTAAGGGAggaagaagcagaggaggaagaagaggaggaagaaaattAG